A genomic segment from Bradyrhizobium sp. ISRA430 encodes:
- a CDS encoding sodium:solute symporter, producing the protein MQDVNWTALIIFLVLFALITWLGFAAAHWRKGDLDLLHEWGLGGRRFGTVITWFLIGGDLYTAYTFIAVPALAFGAGAVAFFAVPYTIVAYPILFLVFPRLWYVCHRHNYITAADFVRGRFGNRWLALAMAVTGIVATLPYIALQLVGLQVVIGGMGVSGEGYAGDLPLLFAFIILAAFTYSSGLRAPASIAIVKDILIYITAFAAVIVVPIQLDGFANIFAAVPAQKLLLAAPGANTTGAYGSYATLALGSALALFLYPHSITGILSASSGHAVRRNAALLPAYSFMLGLLALVGFFAIAAGVGNLPEYAAGFKQFGNNFAVPALFLHSFPSWFVGIAFAAVGIGALVPAAIMSIAAANLYTRNIHREFINGAPTDRQEAQMAKWVSLIVKFGALAFIVFVPSKYAIYLQLLGGIWIIQTLPAVMLGVYTRWFNDWALLTGWAAGIVAGTAMFVAANLTPTYALAVGAFTFPGYSALYAVVLNLVLTLVLTPLFNLMSGASADETLAAEYRAPSRT; encoded by the coding sequence GTGCAGGATGTAAACTGGACTGCCTTGATCATCTTCCTGGTGCTGTTTGCATTGATAACATGGCTCGGCTTCGCCGCGGCGCACTGGCGCAAAGGCGACCTCGACCTGTTGCATGAATGGGGGCTTGGCGGACGCCGTTTCGGCACCGTCATCACCTGGTTCCTGATCGGCGGCGACCTCTACACGGCCTACACATTCATTGCCGTTCCGGCGCTGGCGTTCGGGGCCGGTGCGGTCGCCTTCTTCGCGGTACCGTATACGATCGTCGCTTATCCTATTCTCTTCCTGGTTTTTCCGCGGCTTTGGTACGTTTGCCACCGGCACAACTACATCACGGCCGCCGACTTCGTCCGCGGGCGTTTCGGCAATCGCTGGCTCGCCCTGGCGATGGCGGTCACCGGCATCGTCGCGACGTTGCCCTATATCGCGCTCCAGCTTGTCGGACTTCAGGTCGTGATCGGCGGGATGGGCGTTTCCGGCGAAGGCTACGCTGGCGACCTGCCGCTGCTCTTCGCGTTCATCATTCTCGCCGCCTTCACCTATTCGAGCGGACTGCGGGCCCCAGCCTCGATCGCCATCGTCAAGGACATCCTGATCTACATCACGGCGTTCGCCGCCGTCATCGTCGTTCCAATACAGCTTGACGGCTTTGCAAATATCTTCGCCGCCGTACCGGCCCAGAAACTCCTGCTGGCCGCTCCCGGCGCCAACACGACCGGGGCGTACGGATCCTACGCAACGTTGGCGCTCGGATCGGCGCTTGCGCTCTTCCTCTACCCCCATTCGATCACGGGCATCCTGAGCGCCAGCAGCGGACACGCCGTTCGACGCAACGCGGCGCTTCTGCCGGCCTATTCATTCATGCTTGGGCTGCTCGCGCTCGTCGGCTTCTTCGCCATTGCTGCAGGCGTCGGCAACCTTCCCGAATATGCGGCCGGCTTCAAACAGTTCGGCAACAATTTTGCGGTGCCGGCCCTGTTCCTTCACAGCTTCCCGTCATGGTTTGTCGGCATCGCCTTTGCCGCCGTCGGCATCGGAGCGCTGGTGCCGGCCGCGATCATGTCGATCGCCGCCGCCAATCTCTACACACGCAACATTCACCGCGAGTTCATCAACGGCGCGCCCACCGACAGGCAGGAAGCGCAGATGGCAAAGTGGGTGTCGCTCATCGTGAAGTTCGGCGCACTTGCCTTCATCGTCTTCGTGCCATCGAAATATGCGATCTACCTTCAGCTCCTTGGCGGGATCTGGATCATCCAGACGCTGCCCGCCGTGATGCTCGGCGTCTACACGCGCTGGTTCAACGATTGGGCGCTACTCACCGGATGGGCCGCGGGAATCGTCGCCGGCACCGCAATGTTCGTCGCCGCGAACCTCACCCCGACCTATGCTCTCGCGGTCGGCGCCTTCACTTTTCCAGGCTATTCGGCGCTATACGCAGTGGTGCTCAACCTCGTTCTGACACTCGTCCTCACGCCGCTGTTCAATCTCATGAGCGGCGCTTCGGCCGACGAGACTCTCGCGGCCGAATATCGAGCGCCGTCGCGAACCTGA
- a CDS encoding DUF3311 domain-containing protein, with amino-acid sequence MLFLIQFIAVLWPPFYNMAEPDLIGIPFFYWYQLLWVIIGAMLTAVVYFATED; translated from the coding sequence CTGCTCTTCCTCATTCAATTCATCGCCGTTCTCTGGCCGCCGTTCTACAACATGGCCGAGCCTGATCTCATCGGCATCCCATTCTTCTACTGGTACCAGCTTCTCTGGGTCATCATTGGAGCCATGCTGACCGCAGTGGTCTATTTCGCGACGGAGGACTAG
- a CDS encoding alpha/beta fold hydrolase, whose protein sequence is MIVRRLLQRDPHHSLSRRALLGGLASAGSALALGGCAGLGATGARFDASSLSVDPTLLVATTRKPVNGGRAKPWFGPERATAMTVARAKLVAPDESRLSLASVGLGDWRLDRVEPVPGDIGDLVAQGGAGGDVLIYVHGFKQTFETAALDAAHLSDGIRFRGRTMVFSWPSKAGLFDYAYDRDSAMWSRDDFERVLSSLVSAPGGGRVHVVAHSMGTMLTLESLRQLYARYGDTVTSKIGAVVFAAPDIDMDVFSSAIHRIGPLAGKITVIAATNDRALALSGQIAGGMTRVGAAEKAVIERLGVRVVDASQEGWGIINHDLFLSNAEVQRVIRRSIDGTTA, encoded by the coding sequence GTGATCGTCCGACGTCTTCTGCAACGCGACCCTCATCATTCTCTTTCGCGCCGCGCGCTCCTGGGCGGGCTTGCGTCGGCGGGCAGTGCCCTCGCGCTCGGCGGATGTGCCGGCTTGGGCGCGACCGGCGCGCGCTTCGACGCGTCGTCCCTCTCCGTTGACCCCACATTGCTTGTCGCCACCACGCGCAAGCCCGTGAACGGCGGTCGCGCGAAACCCTGGTTCGGGCCGGAGCGCGCGACCGCAATGACGGTCGCGCGGGCAAAGCTGGTGGCGCCGGACGAGAGCCGACTTTCTCTCGCCTCGGTCGGACTTGGCGATTGGCGCCTTGATCGGGTCGAACCGGTGCCGGGCGACATTGGCGATCTCGTTGCACAGGGCGGCGCGGGAGGAGACGTGCTGATCTATGTGCACGGCTTCAAGCAGACATTCGAAACGGCGGCACTCGATGCCGCCCATCTCTCCGACGGGATCAGGTTCCGCGGCCGGACCATGGTGTTCTCCTGGCCCTCCAAGGCCGGCCTGTTCGACTACGCCTATGACCGCGACAGCGCGATGTGGTCCCGCGACGATTTCGAACGCGTGCTCTCGTCCCTGGTGTCGGCTCCAGGCGGCGGCCGTGTGCACGTCGTTGCGCACAGCATGGGAACCATGCTGACGCTCGAAAGCCTGCGTCAGCTCTATGCGCGATACGGCGACACCGTCACGAGCAAGATCGGGGCGGTGGTGTTTGCCGCGCCCGATATCGACATGGACGTGTTCTCGTCGGCGATCCACCGCATCGGTCCGCTTGCCGGCAAGATCACCGTGATCGCCGCGACGAACGATCGCGCGCTGGCGCTGTCGGGGCAAATCGCAGGCGGAATGACCAGGGTCGGCGCCGCCGAGAAGGCCGTCATCGAGCGGCTCGGCGTGCGCGTGGTCGATGCGTCCCAGGAAGGCTGGGGCATCATCAATCACGATCTGTTTCTATCGAATGCGGAAGTGCAGCGCGTGATCCGCCGCTCGATCGACGGCACGACCGCTTAA
- a CDS encoding CBS domain-containing protein, which translates to MKVKDVMHKGVDWVSPDTPITEIAKLMQGHDIGCIPIGEDDHLIGMVTDRDIVCKGLASNGFNAARTTARDVMTEGIHCCREDDDLAKAVHHMETLKIRRLPVINKSKRMVGMISLGDVGRSATADLLTQCVKGVSAHHH; encoded by the coding sequence ATGAAAGTCAAGGACGTGATGCACAAGGGCGTCGATTGGGTCAGCCCCGACACCCCGATCACCGAGATCGCGAAGTTGATGCAAGGGCACGACATCGGCTGCATTCCGATCGGCGAAGACGACCATTTGATCGGGATGGTGACGGATCGCGACATCGTTTGCAAAGGCCTTGCGAGTAACGGCTTCAACGCCGCGCGCACGACGGCGCGGGACGTGATGACCGAAGGCATCCATTGCTGCCGGGAAGACGACGATCTGGCGAAGGCCGTACATCACATGGAGACGCTGAAAATTCGCAGGTTGCCTGTGATCAACAAGAGCAAGCGGATGGTCGGCATGATCAGCCTGGGTGATGTCGGCCGATCCGCCACCGCTGATCTGTTGACCCAGTGCGTCAAGGGTGTGTCGGCCCATCATCATTGA
- a CDS encoding YbaK/EbsC family protein yields the protein MSIAPTLQRYLAAENIECAEIPHDLTMSSTRTAQACHVSGDRLAKAVVLRHDGGYMLAVVPASHHLNLPDLKERLGEDLVMANETEINRLFADCAHGAVPAVGRCYGLDLIVDESIRAQPEVYIEAGDHETLLQLTQAQFARLTANAPHGRFSMHD from the coding sequence ATGTCTATTGCCCCCACCCTGCAGCGATATCTGGCTGCCGAGAACATCGAGTGTGCCGAGATCCCGCACGATCTCACCATGTCATCAACGCGCACGGCGCAGGCCTGCCACGTCTCGGGCGATCGTCTCGCCAAGGCCGTCGTGCTGCGGCATGACGGCGGCTATATGCTCGCGGTCGTGCCGGCATCGCACCATCTCAACCTGCCGGACTTGAAGGAAAGGCTTGGCGAGGATCTCGTCATGGCCAACGAAACCGAGATCAACCGGCTGTTCGCGGACTGTGCGCACGGAGCAGTTCCGGCGGTCGGCCGGTGCTACGGGCTCGATCTCATCGTCGATGAGAGCATCCGGGCCCAACCCGAAGTCTATATCGAAGCCGGCGATCACGAGACGCTGCTTCAGCTCACCCAAGCACAGTTCGCGCGCCTGACGGCCAACGCACCGCATGGACGCTTCAGTATGCATGACTGA
- a CDS encoding division plane positioning ATPase MipZ yields MLHATPIAGAGSPYVIVIGNEKGGSGKTTIAMHLAVALLKEGHRVGTIDLDSNQGALTRYIENRRIWAWHRRIELELPPHRLVRRAEGANLEDNEVEELVAFQAAVSDIKKSVDLVVIDTPSTDTYLMRLAHLVADTLVTPVTDSFLDFGTLASVDPITHEVTGIGHYAEMVCEARRHRREFDQCQTDWVVLRNRSARGRLLHPNIAELGIRLGLRDIRGCAERSVYRQLFPSGLTALDALDEATFGARPGQSHRLAQQEMRDLVGLLNLPITERACRRAAARKEWFASARAPLGTNEVLLD; encoded by the coding sequence ATGCTGCACGCGACACCAATCGCAGGGGCGGGATCGCCATATGTCATCGTCATCGGCAACGAGAAGGGTGGCTCAGGGAAGACGACGATAGCCATGCATCTGGCCGTCGCACTCCTCAAAGAGGGCCACCGGGTCGGGACGATCGATCTCGATAGTAATCAGGGAGCTCTGACGCGCTACATCGAAAACCGGCGCATCTGGGCCTGGCATCGGCGGATCGAACTAGAACTGCCGCCGCATCGCCTGGTCCGGCGCGCCGAGGGCGCGAACCTCGAGGACAACGAAGTCGAGGAACTCGTCGCCTTTCAGGCGGCTGTTTCCGACATCAAAAAGTCCGTCGATCTCGTCGTGATCGACACCCCCTCGACGGATACTTATCTGATGCGCCTTGCACACTTGGTGGCCGATACGCTCGTGACGCCCGTAACTGATAGCTTTCTTGATTTCGGCACGCTGGCCTCGGTCGACCCCATCACGCACGAGGTGACGGGGATCGGCCACTACGCCGAGATGGTGTGCGAAGCTCGCAGGCATCGGCGCGAGTTCGACCAATGCCAGACCGATTGGGTCGTCCTCCGTAATCGCTCAGCGCGGGGCCGGCTGCTGCATCCCAACATTGCCGAACTCGGTATAAGGCTGGGGCTCAGAGATATCCGAGGCTGTGCCGAGCGAAGCGTGTATCGCCAGCTTTTTCCCTCCGGCCTCACTGCCCTCGATGCGCTGGACGAAGCGACCTTCGGCGCCAGACCAGGTCAGTCACACCGGTTGGCTCAACAAGAGATGCGCGATCTGGTCGGCCTTCTGAACCTGCCGATCACGGAGCGCGCCTGCCGCAGGGCTGCCGCCCGAAAAGAGTGGTTTGCGTCGGCGCGCGCGCCACTCGGCACCAATGAAGTGTTGCTTGATTGA
- a CDS encoding GYD domain-containing protein codes for MAIGKTEVTIGMQARKLVALFGRYIRSRHWPALLRVTGRRIIPLVQNDQYPVEVAMKYVLLGNLNPEWAGKQADRVGKAKAKLDKLGIKIESIHYTQGYYDFVDVVDAPNPEAMLAFSVWYATHGLGRIQTMPAFDAKAFETAIKHAAG; via the coding sequence GTGGCTATTGGGAAGACCGAGGTTACGATTGGTATGCAGGCTCGTAAGCTGGTCGCGCTCTTTGGCCGCTACATCCGATCGCGGCACTGGCCTGCGTTGCTGCGCGTCACCGGAAGGCGTATAATTCCATTGGTGCAGAACGATCAATATCCCGTGGAGGTGGCCATGAAATATGTGCTGCTTGGCAATCTGAACCCGGAGTGGGCGGGTAAGCAGGCGGATAGGGTCGGCAAGGCCAAGGCAAAGCTCGACAAGCTGGGCATCAAGATCGAGTCGATCCACTACACGCAGGGCTACTACGATTTCGTCGACGTCGTCGATGCCCCGAACCCGGAGGCGATGCTCGCGTTCTCCGTCTGGTATGCGACCCACGGTCTAGGGCGGATTCAAACTATGCCGGCCTTCGACGCAAAGGCCTTCGAAACGGCGATCAAACACGCTGCGGGCTAA
- a CDS encoding molybdopterin-binding protein, producing the protein MSKIKIMSNRRRFLGQLGAGASLVTLGGCDAFDGVLGLGHPALGFLRKANALTMGAQRAIQGPATMAREYPPSAIRQDQRPNGSTDPQTDDYLAVQKDDFAGYRLQVTGLVDKPLSLSLNELRQMPSRTQITRHDCVEGWSCIAQWTGVQLSRVLDRAGIKPAARYVVFHCYDSMDDTLGDDSTLYYESIDLISAYHPQTILAYGLNGQTLPIANGAPLRVRIEQQLGYKMAKYIRAIEIVDSFAKIAGGNGGYWEDRGYDWYAGS; encoded by the coding sequence ATGAGCAAGATCAAGATCATGTCCAACCGCCGCCGGTTTCTTGGCCAGCTCGGCGCTGGTGCGTCGTTGGTGACGCTCGGCGGCTGTGATGCTTTCGACGGCGTGCTCGGACTTGGCCATCCTGCGCTCGGCTTTCTGCGAAAGGCGAACGCTCTTACCATGGGAGCGCAACGCGCGATTCAAGGACCGGCGACGATGGCGCGCGAATATCCACCCAGCGCCATCCGGCAAGACCAGCGCCCGAACGGCTCGACCGATCCGCAGACTGACGATTATCTCGCCGTCCAGAAAGACGATTTCGCCGGCTACCGGCTGCAAGTCACGGGGCTTGTCGACAAGCCGTTGTCGCTCAGCCTCAACGAATTGCGGCAAATGCCGTCGCGCACCCAGATCACACGGCACGATTGCGTCGAGGGTTGGAGCTGCATCGCCCAATGGACGGGCGTGCAGCTATCGCGCGTCCTCGACCGGGCGGGGATCAAGCCGGCCGCGCGCTACGTCGTCTTCCACTGCTATGATTCGATGGACGACACGCTCGGCGACGACTCGACTCTTTACTACGAGAGCATCGATCTCATCAGTGCCTATCATCCGCAGACGATCCTCGCCTACGGACTTAACGGGCAGACGCTGCCGATTGCCAACGGCGCGCCATTGCGTGTACGCATCGAGCAGCAGCTCGGCTACAAGATGGCTAAGTACATCCGAGCAATCGAAATCGTCGACAGCTTCGCCAAGATCGCCGGCGGCAACGGTGGCTATTGGGAAGACCGAGGTTACGATTGGTATGCAGGCTCGTAA
- a CDS encoding cytochrome b/b6 domain-containing protein produces the protein MADLKDTKETQLLYRQSVWTRVTHWVWAVTLFFMVTSGLQIFNAHPILYLGRQSGFGDKQYLGPQAGYGSKQFDNTVLDIHAEMHDGRIVGVTSILGHDFDTTGLLGKSGSKDQPVYQAFPEWATIPSYYDLATGRVIHFFFAWILVPTWFVWLFASLINGHFWHDIVPRLRDFRLLPRDIVSHLRLKFPHRRSYNVLQKLSYAVILILVIPGMIATGLTMSPGVDSAWPWLLDVFGGRQTARLLHFCGMLVIVLFFVVHIIMVIAAGPINEMRSMITGWYRSDQPEPTSGEA, from the coding sequence ATGGCCGACTTGAAAGATACAAAGGAGACACAGCTTCTCTATCGTCAATCGGTCTGGACGCGCGTGACTCATTGGGTATGGGCCGTGACGCTGTTTTTCATGGTGACGAGCGGGCTGCAGATCTTCAACGCACATCCGATCCTCTATCTTGGGCGACAGTCAGGCTTCGGCGACAAGCAATATCTGGGTCCGCAGGCAGGATACGGCAGCAAGCAATTCGACAATACGGTCCTCGACATTCATGCGGAAATGCACGACGGCAGGATCGTCGGCGTAACAAGCATTTTGGGTCATGACTTCGATACCACCGGACTATTGGGCAAGAGCGGATCGAAGGACCAGCCGGTCTACCAGGCCTTCCCCGAGTGGGCGACGATCCCCTCCTACTACGACCTCGCGACCGGGCGGGTGATCCATTTCTTTTTCGCCTGGATCCTCGTCCCGACGTGGTTTGTCTGGTTGTTCGCCAGCCTGATCAACGGTCATTTCTGGCACGACATCGTCCCCAGGCTGCGCGATTTTCGGCTTCTGCCACGCGACATCGTCAGCCATCTGCGCCTCAAATTTCCGCACCGGCGCTCCTACAACGTCTTACAGAAGCTCAGCTACGCCGTGATTCTCATCCTCGTCATCCCGGGCATGATCGCCACCGGCCTCACGATGTCGCCCGGTGTCGATTCGGCCTGGCCCTGGCTGCTCGACGTTTTCGGCGGCCGCCAGACGGCGCGTCTGCTGCATTTCTGCGGCATGCTGGTCATCGTCCTATTCTTCGTCGTTCACATCATCATGGTGATCGCCGCAGGACCGATCAACGAGATGCGCTCGATGATCACGGGCTGGTATCGCAGCGACCAGCCCGAGCCGACCAGCGGGGAAGCTTGA
- a CDS encoding metal ABC transporter permease, producing the protein MSRMSSLSAAPLAGAAIIGVVAAAVAAEQPARIRGEIQSLSGNTLNVRSYDGKPLELMLDSQTQYKMVVPAHLSDIKQGDFVGVGATGPEDGLEALEVVIFPASMRGTGEGHYAWSVPAAVANADRHAASTAPGAPAVQGTMTNGTVGRSLSEPAAPVQGTMTNGTVGLSSGKDGSKKLTLSYNDGKQTQISVPSDAPVVRFTPGQRSDLTSGAKVFALASEGNGSTLVAKSIAVGQNGLMPPM; encoded by the coding sequence ATGAGCAGAATGAGCAGTCTCTCAGCGGCACCGCTCGCCGGCGCAGCCATTATTGGAGTGGTGGCCGCCGCGGTCGCGGCCGAGCAACCGGCACGCATTCGCGGGGAAATTCAATCGCTGAGCGGTAACACGCTAAATGTCAGGTCATATGACGGGAAGCCGCTAGAGCTGATGCTGGATTCCCAAACGCAGTACAAGATGGTCGTTCCGGCCCACCTGTCCGATATCAAGCAGGGAGATTTTGTCGGGGTCGGCGCTACAGGACCAGAAGACGGTCTCGAAGCGCTAGAGGTCGTCATATTTCCCGCTTCAATGCGCGGCACTGGTGAAGGCCATTATGCATGGAGCGTACCTGCTGCCGTCGCCAATGCCGATCGGCATGCGGCAAGCACGGCACCGGGCGCACCAGCGGTCCAAGGTACCATGACGAATGGCACGGTGGGCAGAAGCTTGTCAGAACCGGCGGCACCCGTTCAGGGCACGATGACGAACGGAACGGTTGGCCTCAGCAGCGGAAAGGACGGGAGCAAGAAGCTGACACTGTCATACAACGACGGAAAGCAGACGCAGATATCGGTTCCGTCGGATGCACCCGTGGTACGATTCACGCCTGGGCAACGCTCTGATTTGACGTCGGGCGCCAAGGTCTTTGCCCTCGCGAGCGAAGGGAACGGCAGCACACTGGTCGCGAAGTCGATCGCGGTTGGCCAAAACGGGTTAATGCCGCCGATGTAA
- a CDS encoding SagB family peptide dehydrogenase produces MQADGSLAAALGGYSINLGQFSTAAIARAGQLATGLPLVSFAGKGALAKQVHALVQRLARHGLVEYRLSSPRDEQDLVVIEPQVAEYWPQPAKLGNGDTIVLSRFAYLRRRGNEMVLESPRAGALFRICDPAIAATLAALSRPWKISTLRRHAASLNLNLLGLLLHCQMLIKLTAKDGDGLRENEGDGNLVLWDFHDLVFHTRSTEGRHANPVGGSFTYAGVVPPLPAVRPPWPGKQIDLGKFFTKPASPLAKLLRERHSIRDFDDQHPVTLAELAQFLGTTARVLSEWKIRANFDRGPEVTYSARPYPSAGSAYELELYLAVSNCEGLARGLYHYDAGSHALVAIDVSAAQLQALSMAAEFAMDASGPPQVLITIAARFGRISWKYSSIAYSLILKDVGNLIQTFYLAATEMGLGGCAIGTGNIDLFARMTGLEFHVEGPVGQFALGRGKKPAIPS; encoded by the coding sequence CTGCAGGCGGACGGAAGCCTCGCCGCTGCCTTGGGCGGCTATTCGATCAATCTGGGACAATTCAGCACGGCGGCGATCGCCCGTGCCGGACAGCTCGCCACTGGCCTGCCGCTCGTCTCCTTTGCCGGCAAGGGCGCCCTCGCGAAGCAGGTTCATGCCCTGGTGCAGCGACTGGCGCGGCACGGACTTGTCGAATACCGCCTATCCTCTCCGCGCGACGAACAGGATCTCGTGGTCATCGAGCCGCAGGTCGCCGAATACTGGCCGCAACCCGCAAAGCTGGGGAACGGTGATACCATCGTGTTGTCGCGCTTCGCCTATCTGCGCCGGCGCGGCAACGAGATGGTGCTGGAATCACCGCGCGCCGGCGCGCTGTTTCGGATCTGCGATCCCGCCATCGCGGCCACCCTCGCGGCCCTGTCGCGGCCTTGGAAGATCAGCACGCTTCGCCGCCACGCGGCCTCGTTGAACCTCAATCTGCTCGGATTGCTGCTTCATTGCCAGATGCTGATCAAGCTCACTGCGAAAGACGGCGACGGCCTTCGGGAGAATGAAGGCGACGGCAATCTCGTTCTCTGGGATTTCCATGATCTCGTGTTTCACACGCGGAGCACGGAGGGCCGGCATGCCAATCCAGTCGGCGGCTCGTTCACCTATGCGGGCGTCGTTCCACCGCTGCCAGCGGTGCGTCCGCCCTGGCCCGGCAAGCAGATCGACCTCGGCAAATTCTTCACGAAGCCAGCCTCGCCCCTCGCGAAGCTGCTGCGCGAACGCCATTCAATACGGGATTTCGACGACCAGCATCCGGTCACGCTCGCCGAGCTCGCGCAATTTCTCGGCACGACAGCCCGCGTGCTGTCGGAATGGAAGATCCGCGCGAATTTTGACCGCGGTCCGGAGGTCACCTACAGCGCAAGACCCTATCCGTCGGCAGGCAGCGCGTATGAGCTTGAATTGTACCTGGCGGTTTCGAACTGCGAGGGGCTTGCACGTGGGCTCTACCACTACGACGCGGGCAGCCACGCGCTGGTCGCGATCGACGTCTCCGCAGCGCAGCTCCAGGCGCTCTCGATGGCGGCCGAATTTGCCATGGACGCATCCGGTCCGCCGCAGGTCCTGATCACGATCGCCGCGCGCTTTGGGCGGATCTCCTGGAAATACAGCTCAATCGCATATTCGCTGATCCTGAAGGATGTCGGCAATTTGATCCAGACGTTCTACCTGGCGGCGACCGAGATGGGCCTTGGTGGCTGCGCCATTGGCACCGGCAACATCGATCTGTTTGCAAGAATGACGGGGCTCGAATTCCACGTCGAAGGCCCGGTCGGTCAATTCGCGCTCGGACGCGGCAAGAAACCGGCAATCCCGAGCTAG